One genomic segment of Ricinus communis isolate WT05 ecotype wild-type chromosome 5, ASM1957865v1, whole genome shotgun sequence includes these proteins:
- the LOC8275556 gene encoding uncharacterized protein LOC8275556 produces MIIYNMLRHNMAATPTMVAVTVVVTTMIMAANAADSNDVFSPCSDAKIEKSDGFTFGLAFSSKESFFFDHVQLSPCDSRLALFSKMAQLAVFRPKVDEISLLTINSSTFNPGMSGGYMVAFAGRKYAARSFPVMVADNGIIVTSFTLVLEFQQGILQNLYWKSFGCDKCSKDFVCLNGKDCAVHNSKCRSNGGHIDCNLGVQLTFSGTDKNLETLNSWYEVSNLRQYSLYGLYSNLRHSIDQFSGQF; encoded by the exons ATG ATTATATACAACATGTTGAGACATAATATGGCTGCTACACCTACGATGGTTGCTGTGACGGTGGTGGTGACAACGATGATCATGGCTGCGAATGCAGCTGATAGTAATGATGTATTCAGCCCTTGCTCAGAtgccaaaatagaaaaatctgATGGTTTTACATTTGGTCTTGCATTTTCCAGCAAggaatctttcttttttgatcaCGTTCAACTTTCACCTTGTGATAGTCGTCTTGCCCTCTTCAGCAAAATGGCACAACTTGCTGTTTTCAGGCCAAAAGTTGATGAGATTTCTCTGCTTACCATAAATAGCAGTACCTTTAATCCG GGTATGTCTGGTGGCTACATGGTAGCATTTGCTGGAAGGAAGTATGCAGCAAGATCGTTTCCAGTTATGGTTGCTGATAATGGTATTATTGTTACTAGTTTCACCCTG GTCCTTGAATTTCAGCAGGGTATCCTTCAGAACTTGTATTGGAAGAGTTTTGGGTGCGATAAATGCTCCAAGGATTTTGTCTGCCTCAATGGCAAAGACTGTGCGGTTCATAATTCGAAATGCAGAAGTAATGGTGGCCATATTGACTGCAATCTTGGCGTACAACTAACATTCTCAGGCACTGACAAGAATCTTGAAACGCTTAATTCATGGTACGAGGTGTCAAACCTCCGGCAATACTCTCTTTACGGCCTATATTCAAATCTTCGCCACTCCATTGATCAATTCAGTGGACAGTTCTAA